A genome region from Euphorbia lathyris chromosome 4, ddEupLath1.1, whole genome shotgun sequence includes the following:
- the LOC136226033 gene encoding small ribosomal subunit protein uS7m, which translates to MRVRAIVYQTFHRLARTERDVIKLMVDAIENIKPICEVEKVGVAGTIYDVPGIVARDRQQTLAIRWILEAAFKRRISYRISLEKCSFAEILDAKLCHGITTLVYKFLFRI; encoded by the coding sequence ATGAGAGTTCGTGCTATTGTTTATCAAACTTTTCATCGCCTAGCTCGAACTGAACGCGATGTAATCAAACTTATGGTTGACGCCATAGAGAATATAAAGCCCATATGCGAAGTGGAAAAAGTAGGAGTAGCGGGTACTATTTATGATGTCCCTGGGATTGTAGCCAGGGATCGTCAACAAACCTTAGCTATTCGTTGGATCCTTGAAGCAGCTTTCAAACGACGTATAAGCTACAGGATAAGCTTAGAGAAATGCTCATTTGCTGAGATACTGGATGCTAAACTATGTCATGGTATTACCACATTGGTCTATAAATTCCTTTTTCGTATTTAG